One genomic region from Spirulina subsalsa PCC 9445 encodes:
- a CDS encoding zinc metalloprotease HtpX has protein sequence MTSIPEPSLRAGTEAFREGNYQEAIAHLEAVCAVELDPTILNSAQQALIVAYCKTERPAEAIALCKQLAQTPDLYPWAAKTLADLTQRYRKANAANFVPPDEQTAQPSASSPPTDSSSPPQRPLPVAYQAPPEAAPSVYVSGRTWRNGERAKRWKKLKSPRQWKFWLRQALTLALLFWLVNTSLIWTMGAINEVLWRLPLFRPLGLFYSNPWRVVGGVFLVVFVAAPWLLEFLLQRLYKLEPLPLHRLAAQYPETAKVFQRLTRHYQVPAPKLALLPTGAPVALTYGHWRATACIVVSDALLEQLEDDELAALLAAQFRPIISREGFLMSGAIAFLQLPFTLYWLIAQQGEQGRENPSRHYPRFVSPLLQGVCTVGTTVFYSFYWLWRVPLLYVSRQRQYYSDRFAAQFTGNPNALSRALLKMTIGIARHIEQRQFTTALLESFDLLMPVSHRQALTLGSLPDTTPFSDVLRWDCTNPYRHWLALVNSHPLLGDRLYLLNRYANHWKLQPEVDLPTLIPPPKTLKDHWLKLKNSYTALPILQSAILSGLGFGLCARLILAAIGLLSDLLSPWVRFPLWRLIWFYNAQPVLINACILAAFSLSLIIWINGYFPDIRISPSREDPRLEDLIRPSHSVPPKSYPVRLKGQLMGRQGLQNQLLQDLMLKTDSGSIKLHFFSKFGPLGNLFPLAPHPSQFIGRTVTVCGWFRRGSTPWIDVDTIRTSSGQQTQSGYPVWVTILALLSAMGAAYFIWQA, from the coding sequence ATGACATCAATTCCTGAACCAAGTTTAAGGGCGGGTACTGAGGCTTTTCGGGAGGGGAACTATCAGGAGGCGATCGCCCATTTGGAGGCCGTCTGTGCTGTAGAGTTAGATCCAACCATCCTCAACAGCGCCCAACAAGCCTTAATTGTCGCCTATTGTAAGACGGAACGACCGGCCGAGGCGATCGCCCTTTGTAAACAACTCGCCCAAACTCCAGACCTCTATCCTTGGGCAGCCAAAACCCTAGCCGACCTGACCCAGCGTTATCGTAAAGCCAACGCCGCCAACTTTGTCCCCCCCGACGAGCAAACCGCCCAACCGAGCGCCTCCAGTCCCCCGACTGACTCCAGTTCCCCACCCCAGCGCCCCCTACCCGTCGCCTATCAAGCCCCACCGGAAGCGGCCCCCTCGGTTTATGTTTCGGGGCGAACTTGGCGCAATGGGGAACGAGCTAAACGCTGGAAGAAACTCAAAAGCCCTCGACAATGGAAGTTTTGGCTACGTCAAGCCCTCACCTTAGCCCTGTTATTCTGGTTAGTGAATACCAGCCTAATCTGGACGATGGGGGCAATCAATGAGGTTTTATGGCGTTTACCCTTGTTCAGACCTCTGGGCTTGTTTTATAGCAATCCTTGGCGGGTGGTTGGTGGGGTGTTCCTTGTGGTCTTTGTTGCCGCCCCTTGGCTCCTGGAATTCTTACTCCAACGTCTTTATAAACTTGAACCCCTGCCCTTACACCGTCTGGCCGCCCAATACCCTGAAACCGCCAAAGTCTTCCAACGGTTAACCCGTCATTATCAAGTTCCCGCCCCAAAACTTGCCCTGCTGCCCACAGGTGCGCCCGTTGCCCTAACTTACGGTCACTGGCGGGCCACCGCTTGTATTGTGGTGAGTGATGCCCTGTTAGAACAGTTAGAAGATGACGAATTAGCCGCCCTCTTGGCTGCCCAGTTTCGCCCCATTATCAGCCGCGAGGGTTTTCTAATGTCCGGCGCGATCGCCTTTTTACAACTTCCCTTTACCCTCTACTGGCTGATCGCCCAACAGGGGGAACAAGGGAGAGAAAACCCCTCCCGTCACTATCCCCGTTTTGTCTCCCCTCTCTTACAGGGGGTCTGTACAGTGGGGACTACGGTTTTCTATAGTTTCTATTGGTTGTGGCGTGTTCCCCTGCTTTATGTTTCCCGTCAGCGTCAATATTATAGCGATCGCTTTGCCGCCCAATTCACAGGCAACCCGAACGCCCTCAGTCGTGCGTTACTCAAAATGACCATCGGCATCGCCCGACACATTGAACAACGGCAATTTACCACCGCCCTCTTAGAGAGTTTTGATCTCCTCATGCCCGTCAGTCACCGTCAAGCCCTGACCTTGGGGAGTTTGCCCGATACCACCCCCTTTAGTGATGTATTGCGCTGGGACTGTACCAACCCTTACCGCCACTGGCTCGCCCTCGTCAACTCCCACCCCTTATTAGGCGATCGCCTTTATCTACTCAACCGCTACGCCAACCACTGGAAACTCCAGCCAGAGGTTGATCTCCCCACCCTCATCCCCCCCCCAAAAACCCTCAAAGATCATTGGCTCAAACTGAAAAACAGTTATACCGCCTTACCCATCCTGCAAAGTGCCATCCTCTCCGGCCTCGGTTTTGGGTTATGCGCCCGCCTGATTTTAGCCGCCATTGGTCTACTCAGTGACCTCCTCAGTCCTTGGGTGCGCTTTCCCCTCTGGCGTTTAATTTGGTTCTATAACGCTCAACCTGTATTAATTAACGCCTGTATTCTCGCCGCCTTTAGTCTGAGTTTAATTATCTGGATTAACGGCTACTTCCCCGATATTCGGATTTCCCCCTCTCGGGAAGATCCCCGGTTAGAGGACTTAATCCGTCCCTCCCACTCTGTCCCCCCCAAAAGTTACCCTGTGCGCTTAAAAGGGCAATTAATGGGGCGGCAAGGGCTACAGAATCAACTGTTACAAGACCTGATGCTAAAAACCGATAGCGGTTCGATTAAACTCCATTTTTTCTCTAAGTTCGGCCCCCTCGGCAACCTGTTCCCCCTTGCCCCCCATCCCAGTCAGTTTATCGGTCGAACGGTGACGGTTTGCGGCTGGTTCCGTCGGGGCAGTACCCCCTGGATTGATGTAGATACCATTCGCACTTCGTCAGGACAACAAACCCAAAGCGGTTATCCCGTCTGGGTGACGATTTTAGCCCTTCTCTCTGCGATGGGAGCCGCTTATTTTATTTGGCAAGCGTGA
- a CDS encoding heavy-metal-associated domain-containing protein, which translates to MNVQLTVPGMMCDGCVNSITSEIKTHDPNAKVEANLDRKLLTIETAKMAEPELKAIITAAGYEVT; encoded by the coding sequence ATGAATGTTCAACTCACGGTTCCAGGAATGATGTGTGATGGTTGTGTTAACAGCATTACCAGTGAGATTAAAACCCATGATCCTAATGCCAAAGTTGAGGCAAATTTAGATCGTAAATTGCTAACCATTGAAACGGCAAAAATGGCAGAACCCGAGCTAAAAGCCATCATTACAGCAGCCGGGTATGAGGTAACTTAG
- a CDS encoding YcjF family protein, translated as MAVKLRKPVLVGGITLSFGLWLWWTIQDSLAEVGEGGMLFLTALGGGLWWLQRRRKEVQLPESPLVPLSLEQVQSAIAQTQKQLQTLQTEAPHQDYSAFSQALAALPQTLERQTLNLAITGLAKVGKTSLFNHLSASLQRPGIQWQEIPLPSLGETELETHLAPLQSVDLLLWLITGDLTESQNQALRYLNANHHRTLILFNKQDQYCTADRTLILGQVRQHLGGLLPEQDIMAIAAAPSAVKVRKHQPDGSIEESWEAQTPSLNVLHERLGEILSETPQALVWATTWRENQGLQGRIKDQLNQVRRDRALPILEQYQWVAAATAFANPVPALDILATAAINAQLLLDLGAIYQQKLSLNQAQTAAATLGSLMMKLGLVELSTQTIAGFLKTNAITYMAGGVVQGISAAYLTRLAGLSLIEYFQTQDPDVEANRGFNPQRLGQTLQRIFEQNQRGAVLQKFVQQAISRLTGENAAVITHPQN; from the coding sequence ATGGCGGTTAAATTACGGAAACCTGTTTTGGTCGGAGGCATTACCCTTTCTTTTGGATTGTGGTTATGGTGGACGATTCAAGACTCCCTCGCGGAAGTGGGAGAGGGGGGAATGCTTTTTTTAACGGCATTGGGTGGGGGGTTGTGGTGGCTTCAGCGTCGCCGGAAAGAGGTACAACTTCCTGAGTCGCCCCTTGTGCCGTTAAGTCTAGAACAGGTGCAAAGTGCGATCGCCCAAACCCAAAAACAATTACAGACACTACAAACCGAAGCCCCCCATCAGGATTACTCGGCCTTCTCCCAAGCCCTCGCCGCATTACCCCAAACCTTAGAACGCCAAACTTTAAACCTGGCCATCACTGGACTGGCAAAAGTGGGCAAAACTAGCCTCTTTAATCACCTCAGCGCCTCCCTACAACGGCCGGGGATACAGTGGCAGGAAATCCCCCTCCCTTCCTTGGGGGAAACTGAACTAGAAACCCATCTCGCCCCCTTACAGTCGGTGGACTTGCTGCTGTGGTTGATTACGGGAGATTTAACCGAGAGTCAAAACCAAGCCTTACGCTACCTGAACGCCAACCATCACCGCACCCTGATTTTATTCAATAAACAAGACCAGTATTGCACCGCAGATCGCACCCTGATTTTAGGACAAGTGCGCCAACATCTTGGGGGACTGCTCCCAGAGCAAGATATTATGGCCATCGCCGCCGCCCCCAGTGCCGTCAAAGTGCGCAAACACCAACCGGACGGAAGTATTGAGGAATCATGGGAAGCCCAAACCCCCAGCTTAAACGTCCTCCATGAGCGTTTAGGGGAGATTTTGAGCGAAACCCCTCAAGCACTGGTTTGGGCGACCACATGGCGGGAAAATCAGGGCTTACAGGGCAGGATTAAAGACCAATTGAACCAAGTTCGACGCGATCGCGCCCTTCCCATTCTAGAACAATACCAATGGGTCGCCGCCGCCACCGCCTTTGCTAACCCTGTCCCCGCCCTCGATATCCTCGCCACCGCCGCCATTAACGCTCAATTACTCCTAGATTTAGGGGCAATCTATCAGCAAAAACTCTCCCTCAACCAAGCCCAAACCGCCGCCGCTACCCTCGGCAGCCTAATGATGAAATTAGGTTTAGTGGAACTTTCCACCCAAACCATTGCAGGTTTCCTCAAAACCAATGCCATTACTTATATGGCGGGGGGAGTAGTCCAAGGCATCAGCGCCGCCTACCTCACTCGTTTAGCTGGACTGAGTTTGATTGAATATTTCCAAACTCAAGACCCAGACGTAGAAGCCAATCGGGGGTTTAATCCCCAGCGTCTAGGTCAAACCCTACAACGGATTTTTGAACAAAATCAACGGGGGGCTGTCTTACAAAAGTTTGTGCAACAGGCCATCAGCCGCTTAACAGGAGAGAATGCAGCGGTAATCACCCATCCCCAAAATTGA
- a CDS encoding HU family DNA-binding protein, with translation MNKEQLVNAIAAQTTTTKKEADIILSATLETIMEAVATGDKVTLVGFGSFEARNRNARTGRNPQTGEPITIPATRVPAFSAGKLFKEKVAG, from the coding sequence ATGAATAAAGAACAGTTAGTCAACGCGATCGCCGCACAAACCACCACAACCAAAAAAGAAGCAGATATTATCCTCTCCGCAACCTTGGAAACCATTATGGAAGCCGTTGCGACGGGGGACAAAGTGACGCTGGTCGGTTTTGGTAGTTTTGAGGCTCGCAATCGTAACGCTCGCACCGGGAGAAATCCTCAAACTGGAGAGCCAATTACTATTCCCGCTACTCGTGTTCCCGCTTTTTCTGCGGGTAAACTGTTTAAGGAAAAAGTGGCTGGGTAG